From the genome of Aspergillus fumigatus Af293 chromosome 1, whole genome shotgun sequence, one region includes:
- a CDS encoding KRI1 family protein, with product MEPPAKKPRKLLDDDSSSDSGDESGGVPITDQSEPAFKINEEYARRFEHNKKREELQKLESKLGKTSALGKRHDRDEDDSDDSEESSSDEEEDEDGELVTPAVDAEIMATLNAIRSKDPRVYDKNTKFYTALDEEEENANTGSTEKKQKPMTLRDYHRQNLLSGANLEEDDTSDTPKTYAQEQEELKNAIVKEMHATADQNGEDKDEDGGFLIPKSTTKSASEPKEEIKLDVENADKDPETFLSNFLSSRAWIPAGRSELQPFESEDEEELERAEAFEEAYNFRFEDPSKLNATLVTHARDKTNQQSVRREEKSARKKQREAERKRKEEEKKQREAEKNRLRKLKMEELQEKVKKIKEVAGLQASKFTDEDWARFLDEAWDDDKWEEEMQKRFGEDYYAEEDASGTDGEGKRKKKRPKKPTWDDDIDIKDLVPDFDEEEPKPALEDSDVEMEDDAEDTNKKSKAQERRDQKREARKDRLRIEEAIDRNLDLDISLLPGATKKNTTRFRYRETSPQSFGLTARDILMADDAQLNQFAGLKKLASFRDPEKKRRDQKKLGKKARLRQWRKETFGNEEGPVFSFGSEKPVGNAEQADDGDKVDIREGEPRRKKRKRSKKH from the exons ATGGAGCCTCCAGCGAAGAAACCACGCAAGCTTCTTGACGATGACAGCTCCAGCGATTCGGGAGACGAATCTGGCGGAGTTCCCATCACCGATCAGTCGGAGCCTGCCTTCAAGATCAACGAAGAATATGCTCGCCGTTTTGAACAcaacaagaaaagagaagagttGCAAAAAT TGGAGTCAAAATTAGGAAAGACTTCAGCGCTCGGGAAACGCCATGATCGTGACGAAGATGACTCCGACGATTCGGAAGAGTCGTCGtcagacgaagaagaagacgaagatggGGAATTGGTAACGCCGGCCGTTGATGCAGAAATTATGGCGACACTGAACGCAATTCGCTCAAAAGATCCTCGTGTCTACGACAAGAACACCAAATTCTACACAGCCctcgacgaagaagaagaaaacgcAAACACGGGAAGTacagagaaaaagcaaaagccCATGACACTCCGGGACTACCATCGGCAAAATCTTCTTAGCGGTGCCAatctggaagaagacgataCCTCCGACACTCCGAAGACCTACGCTCAGGAACAAGAGGAACTAAAGAATGCTATTGTCAAAGAGATGCACGCCACCGCTGATCAAAATGGTGAGGATAAGGACGAGGATGGGGGATTCCTGATTCCGAAATCCACTACCAAGTCAGCCTCGGAACCCAAGGAGGAAATTAAGCTGGACGTTGAGAATGCGGACAAGGATCCGGAGACCTTCCTCTCAAACTTTTTGTCTTCCAGGGCATGGATTCCAGCTGGTAGATCCGAGCTGCAGCCTTTCGAgtctgaggatgaggaggagttggagcgGGCAGAAGCCTTTGAGGAGGCATACAACTTCCGCTTTGAAGACCCTAGCAAGCTGAACGCGACCCTGGTGACCCACGCTCGTGATAAGACCAACCAACAGTCTGTTcgaagagaggaaaagagtGCTAGAAAGAAGCAGCGTGAGGCTGAGCGCAAGcgaaaggaggaagagaagaagcagcggGAAGCTGAGAAAAACCGTCTTCGCAAattgaagatggaagaaCTTCAGGAGAAGGTCAAAAAGATCAAGGAAGTCGCTGGCTTACAAGCATCTAAATTTACCGATGAGGACTGGGCACGCTTCTTGGACGAGGCTTGGGACGATGACAAGTGGGAAGAGGAAATGCAGAAACGGTTTGGCGAGGACTACTACGCCGAGGAAGACGCCTCTGGTACTGATGGCGAGggcaagcgcaagaagaaacGTCCAAAGAAGCCTACATGGGATGATGATATCGATATCAAAGATCTGGTCCCTGAttttgatgaggaggaacccAAGCCGGCATTGGAGGATTCTGATgtcgagatggaggatgatgctgaagacacgaacaagaagagcaaaGCTCAAGAGAGGCGGGATCAGAAGCGGGAAGCCCGCAAGGACCGCCTCCGCATCGAGGAGGCAATCGATCGCAACCTAGATCTCGACATTTCTCTTCTACCTGGCGCCACCAAGAAGAACACGACTCGCTTCCGTTACCGCGAGACCTCGCCTCAAAGCTTCGGGTTGACCGCGCGGGACATTCTTATGGCTGATGATGCACAGCTGAACCAGTTTGCGGGTCTAAAGAAGCTCGCCTCCTTCCGTGACCCGGAGAAGAAACGCAGGGACCAGAAGAAACTCGGCAAGAAGGCTCGTCTGAGGCAATGGCGCAAGGAAACCTTTGGCAATGAGGAGGGTCCTGTCTTCAGCTTCGGCAGTGAAAAGCCTGTGGGTAATGCGGAGCAAGCAGACGATGGAGACAAAGTGGATATCCGGGAAGGGGAGcccaggaggaagaagagaaagaggtcCAAGAAGCATTGA